The Pseudomonas triclosanedens genome has a window encoding:
- the rhlB gene encoding ATP-dependent RNA helicase RhlB: protein MLKALKKIFSKGDGEQPVATPAAPAPAASQPAPSGEKRPRKPRNPRPEGEAAQKPARAPKGDKPRAERSDKAERGEKAEKTERADKPREPKADKPRRERKPRPPVVDNWKLEDFVVEPAEGKTRFHDFNLDPRLMHAIHDLGFPYCTPIQAQVLGFTLKGQDAIGRAQTGTGKTAAFLISIITQLLQTPPPKERYMGEPRALIIAPTRELVVQIAKDAIGLAKYTGLNVMSFVGGMDFDKQLKTLESRFCDILVATPGRLLDFNQRGEVHLDMVEVMVLDEADRMLDMGFIPQVRQIIRQTPYKGERQTLLFSATFTDDVMNLAKQWTVDPAIVEIEPENVASDTVEQHVYAVAGSDKYKLLYNLIAQNDWTRVMVFANRKDEVRRIEERLTKDGISAAQMSGDVPQHKRIKVLEGFREGKIRVLVATDVAGRGIHVDGISHVINFTLPEDPDDYVHRIGRTGRAGTTGTSISFAGEDDAFALPPIEELLGRKINCEMPPAELLKPVPRKH, encoded by the coding sequence CCCGCGCAAACCGCGCAATCCGCGTCCGGAAGGCGAAGCCGCCCAGAAGCCGGCCCGCGCTCCGAAGGGCGACAAACCCCGCGCCGAACGTTCCGACAAAGCCGAACGCGGCGAAAAGGCTGAAAAGACCGAGCGCGCCGACAAGCCGCGCGAACCGAAGGCCGACAAACCGCGCCGCGAGCGCAAGCCGCGTCCGCCGGTGGTGGACAACTGGAAGCTGGAAGACTTCGTGGTGGAACCTGCCGAAGGCAAGACCCGCTTCCACGACTTCAACCTTGACCCGCGCCTGATGCACGCCATCCACGACCTGGGCTTCCCGTACTGCACGCCGATCCAGGCGCAGGTGCTGGGCTTCACCCTCAAGGGCCAGGATGCCATCGGCCGTGCCCAGACCGGTACCGGCAAGACCGCCGCATTCCTCATCTCGATCATCACCCAGCTACTGCAGACCCCGCCGCCGAAAGAGCGCTACATGGGCGAGCCGCGCGCGCTGATCATCGCGCCGACCCGCGAGCTGGTGGTGCAGATCGCCAAGGACGCCATCGGCCTGGCCAAATACACCGGCCTGAACGTCATGAGCTTCGTCGGCGGCATGGACTTCGACAAGCAGCTCAAGACCCTTGAGTCCCGTTTCTGCGACATCCTCGTGGCCACTCCCGGCCGCCTGCTGGACTTCAACCAGCGCGGCGAAGTGCACCTGGACATGGTCGAGGTGATGGTGCTGGACGAAGCCGACCGCATGCTCGACATGGGCTTCATCCCACAGGTCCGCCAGATCATCCGCCAGACCCCGTACAAGGGCGAGCGCCAGACCCTGCTGTTCTCCGCCACCTTCACCGATGACGTGATGAACCTGGCCAAGCAGTGGACCGTCGATCCGGCCATCGTCGAGATCGAACCGGAAAACGTCGCCAGCGACACCGTCGAGCAGCACGTCTACGCCGTTGCGGGCAGCGACAAGTACAAGCTGCTGTACAACCTGATCGCGCAGAACGACTGGACCCGCGTGATGGTCTTCGCCAACCGCAAGGACGAAGTGCGGCGCATCGAAGAGCGCCTGACCAAGGACGGCATCAGCGCCGCCCAGATGTCCGGCGACGTACCGCAGCACAAGCGCATCAAGGTTCTCGAAGGCTTCCGTGAAGGCAAGATCCGCGTCCTGGTCGCCACCGACGTCGCCGGCCGCGGCATCCACGTCGACGGCATCAGCCACGTGATCAACTTCACCCTGCCCGAAGACCCGGACGACTACGTGCACCGTATCGGCCGTACCGGCCGCGCCGGCACCACCGGTACTTCCATCAGCTTCGCCGGCGAGGACGACGCCTTCGCCCTGCCGCCGATCGAAGAACTGCTTGGCCGCAAGATCAACTGCGAAATGCCGCCGGCCGAGTTGCTCAAGCCGGTGCCGCGCAAGCACTGA